The following proteins are co-located in the Methylomonas sp. 11b genome:
- a CDS encoding PilZ domain-containing protein gives MFQDRKEYRKNFNAEGQLFVGGETLQLNCYDVSLKGAMVEVSPGDLLTTIQDFEALLNEDRRAEIFVAELMLAGEVDIVWVKRERNRIMMGMEFRDVVHNAHKLWRKRRGYRKLEAFKAELFIDKERFSVEGVNRSVEGMCLKLTGNHPCIKINAPVKLLAAELGLSALGKVVWVESNELVTRLGLQLVIVK, from the coding sequence ATGTTTCAGGATAGAAAAGAGTACCGAAAAAACTTTAACGCGGAAGGCCAATTATTTGTTGGCGGCGAAACCTTGCAACTAAATTGCTACGATGTGTCGCTGAAAGGCGCGATGGTCGAAGTCAGTCCTGGTGACCTTCTCACCACTATCCAGGATTTTGAAGCGTTGTTGAATGAAGATCGGCGAGCGGAAATATTTGTCGCGGAATTGATGTTGGCTGGCGAAGTCGATATCGTTTGGGTAAAACGCGAACGCAATCGCATCATGATGGGCATGGAGTTTCGCGATGTCGTGCACAATGCCCACAAGCTCTGGCGCAAGCGGCGCGGTTACCGCAAGCTGGAAGCGTTTAAAGCCGAATTGTTTATCGACAAGGAGCGTTTCAGTGTGGAAGGCGTGAATCGCTCGGTAGAGGGCATGTGCTTGAAGCTAACGGGTAATCATCCCTGCATCAAGATCAACGCTCCGGTTAAGCTGTTGGCTGCCGAACTTGGATTGAGCGCTTTGGGCAAAGTGGTTTGGGTAGAGAGCAACGAATTGGTCACCCGCCTTGGTCTGCAATTGGTGATCGTCAAATAA
- the grxC gene encoding glutaredoxin 3: MPDIIIYTAKLCPYCTMAKKLFDRKGVGYTEINVDAEPGLRQQMMEKTKRRTVPQIYIGERHIGGFDDLHELDMNHELDPLLSA; the protein is encoded by the coding sequence ATGCCGGACATTATCATTTACACCGCTAAACTCTGCCCGTATTGCACCATGGCAAAAAAACTTTTTGATCGCAAAGGCGTCGGCTATACGGAAATCAATGTGGATGCCGAACCTGGACTACGTCAGCAAATGATGGAAAAAACCAAGCGTCGCACCGTACCGCAAATCTATATCGGCGAGCGACATATAGGCGGGTTTGATGACTTGCATGAGCTGGATATGAACCACGAGTTAGATCCGTTACTAAGCGCTTAA
- a CDS encoding class II aldolase/adducin family protein: MENGLSELEGVIKYRLDHQHNEFAADIDISELNAWRSLFYRLRLIGQIAEKYAGLGFGNISRRLVPGGQAFLISGTQTGHLPVLDKQHYALIESASPEHNAIKSRGLSQPSSEALTHASVYQQHPAINAVIHVHCPELWLQTDRLNLAFTAANVPYGTPEMANAVAALFTSGRLQQTGLFSMLGHADGIVGFGETLPEASCLLIEQLAKAMAIEQNRPWL, encoded by the coding sequence ATGGAAAACGGATTGAGCGAACTGGAAGGTGTTATTAAATATCGCCTTGATCATCAGCATAACGAGTTCGCTGCGGACATCGACATCAGCGAACTCAATGCCTGGCGTAGCCTGTTTTATCGCTTGCGGCTGATTGGGCAAATAGCCGAAAAATACGCTGGGCTGGGGTTTGGCAACATCAGTCGGCGCCTGGTTCCAGGCGGTCAGGCGTTTTTGATCTCCGGCACTCAAACCGGACATTTGCCGGTTCTTGACAAACAACACTATGCGCTGATCGAAAGCGCATCGCCGGAACATAATGCCATCAAGTCGCGTGGCTTATCGCAACCGTCCTCGGAAGCGCTCACCCATGCCAGCGTTTACCAGCAACACCCAGCGATTAACGCCGTGATACATGTGCACTGTCCGGAGTTGTGGTTGCAGACCGACCGGCTGAATCTGGCTTTTACTGCGGCAAACGTGCCCTACGGTACCCCGGAAATGGCCAATGCCGTTGCCGCGTTATTTACCTCAGGTAGACTGCAACAAACTGGATTATTCAGCATGCTCGGCCACGCAGACGGGATTGTGGGGTTTGGCGAGACCTTACCCGAAGCGTCCTGCTTATTAATCGAGCAACTCGCCAAGGCCATGGCTATTGAGCAAAACCGGCCGTGGCTTTAG